In the genome of Candidatus Microbacterium phytovorans, one region contains:
- a CDS encoding GntR family transcriptional regulator — MRASDRAYATLLDEIQSGALPAGAVLAEVEQATRLGVSRTPLREALSRLAADGLVAQASPRVTVVTAIDADDIRELFELRRALEESSARLAAHRGDPAVFASLAAEFSAVDPGAAPDDYYALIARFDAAVDAAVANDYLTAALRTVRTHLVRVRRLARDRPTRLTASVAEHRVIADAIAAGDGDLAAHATHVHLHNALTGILDSLEATP, encoded by the coding sequence ATGCGAGCGAGCGACCGGGCGTACGCGACCCTCCTCGACGAGATCCAGTCGGGCGCTCTCCCCGCCGGCGCCGTGCTCGCCGAAGTGGAGCAGGCCACGCGACTCGGCGTCAGCCGCACCCCGCTGCGCGAAGCCCTCAGCAGGCTCGCCGCCGACGGACTGGTCGCCCAGGCCTCACCGCGCGTCACCGTCGTCACGGCGATCGACGCCGACGACATCCGCGAGCTGTTCGAACTCCGCCGGGCCCTCGAAGAGAGCTCCGCCCGGCTGGCGGCCCACCGGGGTGACCCCGCGGTGTTCGCGTCGCTCGCCGCGGAGTTCTCGGCGGTCGATCCGGGCGCCGCGCCCGACGACTACTACGCCCTCATCGCGCGCTTCGACGCGGCCGTGGACGCCGCCGTCGCCAACGACTACCTGACCGCCGCACTCCGCACCGTGCGCACCCATCTCGTGCGCGTGCGCCGCCTGGCACGTGACCGACCGACGCGGCTGACGGCATCCGTCGCCGAGCACCGAGTCATCGCCGACGCGATCGCCGCAGGAGACGGGGATCTCGCCGCGCACGCCACGCACGTCCATCTGCACAACGCCCTGACCGGCATCCTCGACTCCCTGGAGGCAACCCCATGA
- a CDS encoding ABC transporter ATP-binding protein yields MTTVVRTSGLTKIYTRTRALDGLDLRVDEGQIHGFLGPNGAGKSTTIRILLGLARKTAGEVTVFGRDPWRDAVDLHRRIASVPGDVSVWPNLTGGEAIDLLSRLRGARRHDAAYRAEKERLSEVFDFDPRKKGRTYSKGNRQKVALIAALAVPADLYILDEPTSGLDPLMEVMFRQEIQRVRQAGATVLLSSHILSEVEQLCDRVSIIRSGQVVETGTLAELRHLTRTQISFEAPDATAAAAIPGAHDVVAADGRVNFTVDSDAVADTLPELARRRVTGLRVAPPSMEELFLRHYGDDLAVLEGDAR; encoded by the coding sequence ATGACCACTGTCGTCCGCACGAGCGGGCTCACCAAGATCTACACGCGTACCCGCGCTCTGGACGGCCTCGACCTCCGTGTCGACGAGGGCCAGATCCACGGATTCCTCGGACCCAACGGAGCCGGGAAGTCGACGACGATCCGCATCCTCCTGGGGCTCGCGCGAAAGACCGCCGGCGAGGTCACCGTCTTCGGTCGCGATCCCTGGCGCGACGCCGTCGACCTGCACCGGCGCATCGCCTCCGTCCCCGGAGACGTGAGCGTGTGGCCGAACCTCACCGGTGGTGAGGCGATCGATCTCCTGTCACGCCTCCGCGGCGCTCGGCGTCACGATGCCGCGTACCGCGCCGAGAAGGAACGCCTCTCGGAGGTGTTCGACTTCGATCCGCGCAAGAAGGGCCGCACCTATTCCAAAGGAAATCGGCAGAAGGTCGCACTCATCGCCGCCCTCGCCGTGCCCGCCGATCTGTACATCCTCGATGAGCCGACCAGCGGTCTGGACCCGCTCATGGAGGTGATGTTCCGGCAGGAGATCCAGCGCGTGCGGCAGGCCGGCGCGACGGTGCTGTTGTCGAGCCACATCCTCTCGGAGGTCGAGCAGCTGTGCGATCGGGTCTCCATCATCCGGTCGGGTCAGGTCGTCGAGACCGGCACGCTCGCCGAACTGCGTCACCTCACGCGCACCCAGATCTCCTTCGAGGCCCCGGATGCCACGGCCGCCGCCGCCATCCCCGGCGCGCACGACGTCGTCGCAGCCGACGGGCGGGTGAACTTCACCGTCGACAGCGACGCCGTCGCCGACACGCTTCCTGAGCTCGCGAGGCGTCGTGTGACGGGGCTCCGAGTCGCTCCACCCTCGATGGAGGAGCTCTTTCTGCGTCACTACGGCGATGACCTCGCGGTACTCGAGGGCGACGCGCGATGA
- a CDS encoding polyketide antibiotic transporter yields the protein MNRLRVLLGQRARRDGAQIALWAGGTGLLAFAAYAGVDGTYGSADDRTSLLAAALANPVILLFRGLPSGTAPGAFIVFLIFPWLALLAAFMSTFLAVRHTRGDEEAGRAELVAATPAGRTLPIVATVVHGILANALAAALVAGALIAVGLDASGAVLTGLAVGAVGVVFLGVGLLAAPLVRSSRAANSVSVWTVLVSFVLAGTGNAIGTPSDDLTRMESSWVTWLSPFGWGENTRAFDADQWGPVYLCLVVGLALAAIAVAIASVRDLGSSLLGERRGRAEASALLSHPIGLVWRLTRGALLGWAIGGFLVGMLSTSLASIVADVGATNPAVEDILRQIAGQGSIAQGTVTTFFTMLGVFAACVAVQTVCRARQEEAHGTAEPLLSAPVHRVRWLAGYLVVALLGIAAVIGAGVLGAAAGIAGRDGDASLMRTVLITGAGQVAAASVFLVVTALLFVVAPRLTIPAGWTLVLVAMVLGLFGPLFQFPEWLVHVSPIAVTPLVDGEDVDLRGLWSLLVATAAGATASLALMRRRELAPAG from the coding sequence ATGAACCGTCTTCGCGTCCTTCTCGGGCAGCGCGCACGTCGGGACGGTGCGCAGATCGCGCTGTGGGCCGGGGGGACGGGCTTGTTGGCGTTCGCCGCCTATGCGGGGGTGGACGGGACGTACGGCAGCGCGGACGATCGGACATCGCTCCTGGCGGCCGCCCTCGCGAACCCTGTCATCCTGCTGTTCCGCGGGCTGCCGTCGGGCACGGCGCCGGGCGCGTTCATCGTGTTCCTGATCTTCCCGTGGCTTGCGCTGCTGGCCGCCTTCATGAGCACGTTCCTCGCGGTACGGCACACGCGCGGTGACGAGGAGGCCGGCCGCGCCGAGCTCGTCGCCGCGACGCCCGCCGGCCGAACGCTTCCGATCGTCGCCACCGTCGTTCACGGCATCCTCGCCAACGCTCTGGCCGCCGCGCTGGTCGCGGGGGCTTTGATCGCCGTCGGTCTCGATGCGTCCGGAGCGGTGCTCACCGGCCTCGCGGTCGGCGCCGTCGGCGTGGTGTTCCTCGGTGTCGGACTGCTCGCCGCACCGCTCGTCCGCTCGTCGCGGGCCGCCAACAGCGTCTCCGTCTGGACGGTGCTGGTCTCGTTCGTCCTCGCGGGGACGGGGAACGCCATCGGCACGCCGAGCGACGACCTGACGCGCATGGAGAGCTCATGGGTGACGTGGCTGTCACCGTTCGGGTGGGGCGAGAACACCCGCGCGTTCGACGCCGACCAATGGGGCCCGGTGTACCTGTGCCTCGTCGTGGGCCTCGCGCTCGCGGCGATCGCCGTCGCTATCGCGTCGGTCCGCGACCTCGGCAGCAGCCTCCTCGGGGAGCGCCGGGGTCGCGCCGAAGCGTCCGCGCTGCTCTCCCACCCGATCGGGCTGGTGTGGCGACTCACCCGAGGCGCGCTGCTGGGCTGGGCCATCGGCGGCTTCCTCGTCGGCATGCTGTCGACGTCGCTCGCCTCGATCGTCGCCGACGTCGGCGCGACGAACCCCGCCGTCGAGGACATCCTCCGACAGATCGCGGGCCAAGGCAGCATCGCCCAGGGAACGGTCACGACGTTCTTCACGATGCTCGGAGTGTTCGCCGCGTGTGTCGCGGTGCAGACCGTCTGCCGAGCACGACAGGAGGAGGCGCACGGCACGGCGGAGCCGCTTCTGTCCGCGCCCGTCCACCGTGTGCGCTGGCTCGCCGGCTACCTGGTGGTCGCGCTGCTCGGCATCGCGGCCGTCATCGGAGCGGGGGTCCTCGGTGCGGCCGCGGGTATCGCCGGCAGAGACGGCGACGCGTCGCTGATGCGGACGGTCCTGATCACCGGTGCGGGGCAGGTCGCTGCGGCATCCGTGTTCCTCGTCGTCACGGCACTCCTGTTCGTCGTCGCGCCCAGGCTCACGATCCCGGCGGGGTGGACGCTCGTGCTCGTCGCGATGGTCCTCGGCCTGTTCGGGCCGCTGTTCCAGTTCCCCGAGTGGCTCGTCCACGTCTCCCCGATCGCGGTCACCCCGCTGGTCGACGGGGAGGACGT